The genomic interval GACCGATCCGGAGCCGGATGCGTCCGAGCTCTACACCGACATCCTGCGCTAAGACGGGGAGGGATACCATGCCTACCAATATTCTCATGCCGGCACTCTCCCCGACGATGGAAGAGGGCAACCTTACAAAGTGGCTCAAGAAGGAAGGCGACAGCGTCGCCGCCGGTGACGTGATCGCCGAGATCGAGACCGACAAGGCGACGATGGAAGTCGAAGCCGTGGACGAAGGCACGATCGGCAAGATCCTGGTTGAGGAAGGCGCCGAAGGCGTCAAGGTCAACACCCCGATCGCCGTGCTCCTGGAAGAGGGCGAAAGCGTCGACGATATCGGCAAGGCCGACGCCGCCGAGCAGCCGAAACAGTCTGAAAAGGCCCCCGAGGTCGAGCAGGAAGAAAAGCCGCAGGCTTCCGCTTCCAACGCGCCGGCCGAACCGAAGGCCGTCGAGGTCGCCTCCGATCCGGATATTCCGGAAGGCACAGAAATGGTTTCGACGACGGTGCGTGAAGCGCTGCGCGATGCCATGGCCGAAGAAATGCGCGCCGATGGCGATGTCTTCGTCATGGGCGAGGAAGTCGCCGAATATCAGGGCGCCTACAAGATCACGCAGGGCCTGCTGCAGGAATTCGGCGCCAAGCGCGTGGTCGATACCCCGATTACCGAGCATGGCTTCACCGGGGTTGCCGTTGGCGCAGCGCTGGCCGGGCTGAAGCCGATCGTCGAGTTCATGACCTTCAACTTCGCCATGCAGGCGATGGACCAGATCATCAACTCCGCCGCCAAGACGCACTACATGTCCGGCGGACAGATGGAGAGCTCGATCGTGTTCCGCGGTCCGAACGGCGCGGCAGCCCGTGTGGCGGCCCAGCACTCGCAGTGCTACGCCTCGTGGTACAGCCACATTCCGGGCCTCAAGGTCGTGATGCCCTATACGGCTGCCGACGCCAAGGGGCTCCTGAAGGCGGCGATCCGCGATCCCAATCCGGTGATCTTCCTCGAAAACGAAATCCTCTACGGTCACAAGTTCGATGTGCCGAAGCTTGATGATTTCGTGCTGCCGATCGGCAAGGCCCGCATTCACAAGCAGGGCAAGGACGCAACCATCGTTTCCTTCGGCATCGGCATGACCTATGCGGTGGAAGCGGCGGCCAAGCTTGAGGAGGAAGGGATCGACGTCGAGATCATCGATCTGCGCACCATCCGCCCGATGGATCTGCCGACGGTTATCGAATCGGTGAAGAAGACCGGTCGTCTGGTCACCGTCGAGGAAGGCTTCCCACAGTCCTCCGTCGGCACCGAGATCGCGACCCGCGTCATGCAGCAGGCCTTCGATTACCTCGATGCGCCGATCATGACGATCGCCGGCAAGGATGTTCCGATGCCCTACGCCGCCAACCTCGAAAAGCTCGCCCTGCCGAACGTCGGTGAAGTCATCGATGCGGTCAAGGCCGTCTGCTACAAGTAAGGGAGCGTCAAGATGCCCATCAAGATTACGATGCCGGCGCTTTCGCCGACCATGGAAGAGGGCAATCTTTCCAAGTGGCTGGTCAAGGAAGGCGACAGCGTTTCGGCCGGTGATGTGATTGCCGAGATCGAAACCGACAAGGCGACGATGGAAGTCGAAGCCGTCGACGAGGGCACGGTCGCCAAGATCGTTGTGCCGGAAGGCACCGACGGCGTGGCGGTCAACGCCCTGATCGCGATCCTTGCCGAAGATGGCGAGGACGTTGCCGAGGCCGCCAAGGCGGCCGAAGGCGGCGGCGAGGCTCCGGCCAAGGCGGAAAAGCCGAAGGAAGACAAGCCGAAGCAGCCCGCCAAGGAAGAGGACAAGGCCGAGAAATCGTCCTCCGACGAAACGGCCGAGAAGGTCGCCAAGGGCGGCATTCCATCCTCCGACACGCCGGTTCCCGAACCCAAGGCGCCGGCAGCGCCCAAGGCCGATGGCGAGCGTATCTTCGCCTCGCCGCTTGCCCGCCGTCTCGCCAAGGAGGCCGGTCTTGATCTGACGGCGCTTTCCGGTTCCGGCCCGCATGGCCGCATCGTCAAGCGCGATGTCGAGAAGGCGGAGAGCGAAGGCGTCGGCAACGCCGCTGCCAAGCCGGAAGCCGGCAGACAAGAGGCTGCCGCCGCGCCGCTGCCGAAGGCGACCTCCGAAGAGGCGGTTCTCAAGCTGTTCGAGGAAGGCTCCTACGAACTCGTGCCGCATGACGGCATGCGTAAGACGATCGCCAAGCGTCTCGTCGAATCCAAGCAGACCGTGCCGCATTTCTATGTCACGGTCGATTGCGAGCTCGACGCGCTGCTTTCGCTCAGGAGCCAGCTCAACAAGGCGGCCCCCGTCAAGGACGACAAGCCGGCCTACAAGCTCTCGGTCAACGACATGGTCATCAAGGCCATGGCGCTTGCACTCCGGGATGTACCGAGCGCCAACGTCTCCTGGACGGAAAACAACATGGTCGTCCACAAGCATGTCGATGTCGGCGTCGCCGTGTCGATCCCGGGCGGTCTGATCACCCCGATCGTGCGCCGGGCGGAGGAAAAGCCGCTCTCGGTCATCTCCAACGAGATGAAGGATCTGGGCAGCCGCGCGCGCGACAAGAAGCTGAAGCCCGCCGAATACCAGGGCGGAACGACGGCCGTTTCGAACATGGGCATGATGGGCGTCAAGGATTTCGCCGCCGTCATCAACCCGCCCCACGCCTCGATCCTGGCGATCGGCGCGGGCGAGAAGCGGCCGGTGGTCAAGAATGACGAACTGGCGATCGCGACCGTGATGTCGGTGACGCTGTCGACCGACCACCGCTGCGTCGATGGGGCGCTTGCGGCCGAAGTTCTGGCGGCGTTCAAGGGCTACATCGAAAACCCGATGTCGATGCTGGTCTGAGGGCGGTCCGATGAAGACGGTTCTCTGCTACGGCGATTCGCTGACGTTCGGCCATGATGCGGCCGGGCAGGACCGTCATGCGCATGAGGACCGCTGGCCGATGGTGTTGCAGAAGGCGCTGGGGGAGGGCGTTCACGTTCTCCCCGAGGCGCTGGGCGGCCGCACCACGGCCTTTGACGATCACACGGCGGCGGCTGACCGCAACGGCGCCAGGGTTCTGCCGACGCTGCTTGCCAGCCACACGCCGCTCGATCTGGTCATCATCATGCTCGGCACCAACGACCTGAAGCCCTGGACCGGGGGCGGGGCGTTGGCGGCCAGAAACGGCATGAAGCGGCTGATCGAGATCGTAAGGGCGCATCCCTATCCCTTCGATCATACCGCGCCGGACATTCTGGTGGTTGCCCCGCCGCATGCGGTGCCCACGGCCAACGATACCGGCATGGGGTTCCTGAAGGGCGTGGTCGAGCAATCGCAGATGCTCTCGACCTTCTACAGCGAACTGGCCGATGAGTTGGGCTGCGGTTTCTATGATGCGGCCTCGGTTTCGCGCGCAAGTCCGGTGGACGGCGTCCATCTCGATGCGGAAAATACCCGCGCCATCGGCCGCGGCCTCGAACCGATCGTCAGGATGATGCTCGGCCTGTGATTTTTTTTGATTAATATCAAGGAGTGGACACGAAGCGCGGATAGGGTGGATATCAACCACAACAGAGGAGATATCCATGTCGAACACCCCGCACGAACTGGCCGATGAATTCCCGGAATTCGCCGACCGGATTCACGAATTGAAGGTCGAGGACGCGCATTTTGCCAAGCTCTTCGACGACTATCATGAGGTAAACCGCGCGATCCACCGCGCGGAGGAAAACATCGAACCGACCGATGACGTGCATATGGAAGAAATGCGCAAGCGCCGGATGGTTCTGAAGGACGAAATCTACGGGATGCTGAAACAATAGAGCGGCGGCATCCCGCAAGCGGGCCGGGCGGTTTATTGCCCGGCTCCCCTTAAAGGAGATGTACCCGTGTCTGAGACCTACGATGTCCTCGTCATCGGCGCCGGCCCCGGTGGCTATATCGCCGCCATCCGCGCCGCCCAGCTTGGCCTGAAGACTGCTGTCGTCGAGCGTGAGCACATGGCCGGCATCTGCTCCAACTGGGGCTGCATCCCGACCAAGGCGCTGCTCAGGTCCGCCGAAGTGCTCGACAACACCAATCATGCCAAGGAATACGGGCTCGTCATCGAAGGCCAGGTCAAGGCCGATCTCGATGCCATCGTGAAACGCTCGCGCGGCATTGCCGAGCGGATGAATGCCGGCGTGATCTATCTGATGAAGAAGAACAAGGTCGACATCATCTGGGGCGAGGCGACGCTGTCGAAGCCCGGCGAGGTGACCGTCTCCGAGGTGAAGAAAAAGATCGTAGAGCCGCAGGCCCCGACGCCGAAGGGCGCCAAAGGTCCAGGCACCTACAACG from Martelella mediterranea DSM 17316 carries:
- a CDS encoding pyruvate dehydrogenase complex E1 component subunit beta, producing the protein MPTNILMPALSPTMEEGNLTKWLKKEGDSVAAGDVIAEIETDKATMEVEAVDEGTIGKILVEEGAEGVKVNTPIAVLLEEGESVDDIGKADAAEQPKQSEKAPEVEQEEKPQASASNAPAEPKAVEVASDPDIPEGTEMVSTTVREALRDAMAEEMRADGDVFVMGEEVAEYQGAYKITQGLLQEFGAKRVVDTPITEHGFTGVAVGAALAGLKPIVEFMTFNFAMQAMDQIINSAAKTHYMSGGQMESSIVFRGPNGAAARVAAQHSQCYASWYSHIPGLKVVMPYTAADAKGLLKAAIRDPNPVIFLENEILYGHKFDVPKLDDFVLPIGKARIHKQGKDATIVSFGIGMTYAVEAAAKLEEEGIDVEIIDLRTIRPMDLPTVIESVKKTGRLVTVEEGFPQSSVGTEIATRVMQQAFDYLDAPIMTIAGKDVPMPYAANLEKLALPNVGEVIDAVKAVCYK
- a CDS encoding YdcH family protein, whose translation is MSNTPHELADEFPEFADRIHELKVEDAHFAKLFDDYHEVNRAIHRAEENIEPTDDVHMEEMRKRRMVLKDEIYGMLKQ
- a CDS encoding pyruvate dehydrogenase complex dihydrolipoamide acetyltransferase, giving the protein MEEGNLSKWLVKEGDSVSAGDVIAEIETDKATMEVEAVDEGTVAKIVVPEGTDGVAVNALIAILAEDGEDVAEAAKAAEGGGEAPAKAEKPKEDKPKQPAKEEDKAEKSSSDETAEKVAKGGIPSSDTPVPEPKAPAAPKADGERIFASPLARRLAKEAGLDLTALSGSGPHGRIVKRDVEKAESEGVGNAAAKPEAGRQEAAAAPLPKATSEEAVLKLFEEGSYELVPHDGMRKTIAKRLVESKQTVPHFYVTVDCELDALLSLRSQLNKAAPVKDDKPAYKLSVNDMVIKAMALALRDVPSANVSWTENNMVVHKHVDVGVAVSIPGGLITPIVRRAEEKPLSVISNEMKDLGSRARDKKLKPAEYQGGTTAVSNMGMMGVKDFAAVINPPHASILAIGAGEKRPVVKNDELAIATVMSVTLSTDHRCVDGALAAEVLAAFKGYIENPMSMLV
- a CDS encoding SGNH/GDSL hydrolase family protein; protein product: MKTVLCYGDSLTFGHDAAGQDRHAHEDRWPMVLQKALGEGVHVLPEALGGRTTAFDDHTAAADRNGARVLPTLLASHTPLDLVIIMLGTNDLKPWTGGGALAARNGMKRLIEIVRAHPYPFDHTAPDILVVAPPHAVPTANDTGMGFLKGVVEQSQMLSTFYSELADELGCGFYDAASVSRASPVDGVHLDAENTRAIGRGLEPIVRMMLGL